The Chitinophaga sp. H8 genome contains a region encoding:
- a CDS encoding MraY family glycosyltransferase, whose protein sequence is MSYLILTAFFFVSSLIYFKVAAHFNIIDKPNERSSHTSLTIRGGGILFILAAIVTFFWGTDTFLLPAIGIIIIGTISFLDDIFTLPNKIRIVFHIAAVTLMFVYLQIFNVLPIYGIIALYVLVIGIINAYNFMDGINGITGLYSLVILAGLQFVNMKQVLFISPYLVWIPMIACAVFLFFNFRKKALCFAGDVGSVSIAFWIIILLLKLIFLTDNWIYLLFLSVYGVDTVLTIIHRLFLRQNIFKAHRMHFYQLLANERKLPHLVVTVIYCVIQATVIVYVITQFNSNRSLFFHFVVMLLPLIIIYISIKNKLSNIILVSKKG, encoded by the coding sequence ATGAGTTATTTAATATTAACTGCGTTTTTTTTTGTTTCTAGTCTGATTTATTTTAAAGTAGCTGCGCATTTTAATATCATTGATAAGCCTAATGAAAGGAGTTCTCACACCAGTTTAACAATCCGAGGTGGCGGAATCTTATTTATTCTAGCGGCTATAGTAACTTTTTTTTGGGGGACTGATACATTTTTGTTGCCTGCTATTGGCATTATTATAATTGGAACGATTAGCTTCCTGGATGATATTTTTACGCTACCTAATAAGATAAGAATAGTATTTCATATAGCGGCGGTAACTTTAATGTTTGTATACCTTCAAATATTTAATGTTCTACCCATATATGGGATAATAGCCCTCTATGTATTAGTAATAGGAATTATAAATGCCTATAATTTCATGGATGGCATTAATGGGATAACTGGCTTATATAGTTTAGTCATATTAGCTGGGCTGCAGTTTGTGAATATGAAACAGGTGCTTTTTATAAGTCCATATTTGGTCTGGATCCCAATGATTGCTTGCGCCGTTTTTTTGTTCTTCAATTTTCGTAAAAAAGCTTTGTGTTTTGCTGGAGATGTAGGTAGCGTCTCCATAGCATTTTGGATTATTATCCTATTGTTGAAACTGATTTTTTTAACGGATAATTGGATATACCTACTTTTTCTCTCTGTTTATGGAGTAGATACAGTATTAACAATTATACACAGACTGTTTTTAAGGCAGAATATATTTAAGGCACATAGAATGCATTTCTATCAGTTACTTGCAAATGAAAGAAAACTCCCACATTTAGTAGTTACAGTTATTTATTGTGTAATCCAGGCAACTGTAATAGTTTATGTAATTACCCAGTTTAATAGCAATAGGAGCCTGTTTTTTCATTTTGTAGTGATGCTTCTGCCACTTATTATTATTTATATTAGTATAAAGAACAAACTATCAAATATCATCCTAGTTAGCAAGAAGGGATAA
- the wecB gene encoding non-hydrolyzing UDP-N-acetylglucosamine 2-epimerase produces the protein MSVIVKKLKVLTVVGTRPEIIRLSRVLAKLDESEAIEHILVHTGQNYDYELNQIFFEDLGLRKPDIFLDAAGKTATETIGQILIKIDPILETEKPDAFLVLGDTNSCLCAIPAKKRRIPIFHMEAGNRCFDQRVPEETNRKIVDHTSDINLTYSDIAREYLLREGLPPDRVIKTGSPMFEVLNYYMPKVEKSDILRELQLVSGQYFVVSAHREENINSDRNFENLVTSLNQIADVFKLPVIVTAHPRTRKMIEAKEVQFNSLVRLMKPFGLSDFISLQMKAKAVLSDSGTISEESSILNFPALNIREAHERPEAMEEASVMMVGLFPERILQGLKQLEYQNATHRNFRQVYDYSMPNVSDKVVRIIISYTDYVKRTVWKNYEW, from the coding sequence ATGAGTGTTATAGTTAAAAAGCTGAAAGTATTAACGGTTGTAGGAACAAGACCGGAGATCATTCGTTTGTCAAGAGTATTAGCTAAGTTGGATGAATCAGAAGCCATTGAGCACATCTTGGTACATACAGGCCAAAATTATGATTATGAACTTAATCAAATTTTCTTTGAAGACTTGGGTCTTCGTAAACCGGATATATTTCTAGATGCTGCGGGTAAAACGGCAACAGAAACTATTGGACAAATTCTAATTAAAATTGACCCAATTCTGGAGACAGAAAAACCTGATGCATTTTTGGTTCTTGGAGATACCAATAGCTGTTTGTGCGCTATACCTGCTAAGAAGAGACGGATTCCCATATTTCATATGGAGGCTGGCAATAGGTGTTTCGATCAGCGAGTTCCGGAGGAGACAAATAGGAAAATTGTAGATCATACAAGTGACATTAATCTTACCTATTCAGATATTGCGAGAGAGTATCTTTTGAGAGAAGGTTTGCCTCCAGATAGAGTAATCAAAACTGGTAGCCCCATGTTTGAAGTGCTGAATTATTATATGCCTAAGGTTGAGAAGTCAGATATTCTAAGAGAGTTGCAACTCGTATCAGGTCAATATTTTGTTGTTTCAGCGCATAGAGAAGAAAATATTAACTCCGACAGGAATTTTGAAAATCTCGTGACATCACTAAATCAGATTGCGGATGTTTTTAAACTACCTGTGATTGTAACTGCTCATCCCCGCACACGAAAAATGATAGAGGCTAAAGAAGTTCAGTTTAATTCGCTAGTCAGGTTAATGAAGCCCTTTGGGCTAAGTGATTTTATATCATTACAAATGAAAGCTAAAGCTGTATTGTCAGATAGTGGTACTATATCTGAAGAATCTTCTATACTGAATTTTCCAGCACTTAATATAAGAGAAGCTCATGAGAGACCAGAAGCAATGGAAGAAGCTTCTGTGATGATGGTCGGGCTTTTTCCTGAAAGGATCTTGCAGGGCCTTAAACAGCTTGAATATCAGAATGCCACGCATAGAAACTTTCGTCAAGTATATGATTACAGCATGCCTAATGTTTCAGATAAGGTAGTTAGAATTATTATTTCATATACGGATTATGTGAAGCGGACTGTATGGAAAAACTATGAATGGTAA
- a CDS encoding glycosyltransferase family 4 protein, giving the protein MPLNVLYLQHVGAFGGSSKSMFEMIKAFPEKTVHPYLISPVGSVNKYASELRIENLATVGISQFDNSRHGHYRNFRWLILLREIFYLPFTFLILLKARRSWKNIDIIHINEITMLPGLLICRMLFKQPIVLHCRTLFHNVSGFRRKIFTDIVKKNVALVIAIDETVKKTLPKELSPIVVHNGFDPRKLVIEEKEKTPQMRSGRFSVAMVGSLIRYKGVHEFIESAAICKEKQLSIDFLLIGDAPKSKKGLSQKVKRWLGLEHNIREELVNMIEEKGLKDYVRFVPFTTNVKEIYDAIDVLCFPSHLNAAGRPVFEAAYSRVPSIVAIDNPDNDTIMDGITGLCIKPKDSMALANAIAFFYNNPEQVKKMGEQAYLLAVNNFDSNKNALEVLDIYKSLIKN; this is encoded by the coding sequence ATGCCATTAAATGTGTTATATCTTCAGCATGTTGGAGCGTTTGGCGGTTCGTCAAAAAGTATGTTTGAAATGATAAAGGCTTTTCCGGAAAAAACGGTTCACCCTTATTTGATCTCTCCTGTTGGCTCGGTTAATAAGTATGCATCTGAATTAAGAATAGAGAACTTAGCAACTGTAGGAATTTCCCAATTTGATAATTCTAGGCATGGACATTATCGAAACTTTAGGTGGTTAATTCTATTGAGAGAAATATTCTATTTGCCATTTACATTTTTGATTCTGTTGAAAGCAAGACGATCATGGAAGAATATTGATATTATCCATATCAATGAAATTACAATGTTGCCTGGATTGCTTATTTGCAGAATGCTCTTCAAACAGCCAATTGTATTGCATTGCAGGACTTTGTTTCATAATGTTTCAGGGTTTAGACGAAAGATATTTACCGATATTGTAAAGAAAAATGTGGCACTGGTTATTGCAATTGATGAAACAGTAAAAAAGACTCTGCCAAAAGAGTTGTCACCAATTGTTGTGCATAATGGATTCGATCCACGCAAATTGGTCATTGAAGAAAAGGAAAAAACACCTCAAATGAGGTCCGGACGATTTTCTGTAGCAATGGTTGGAAGCTTAATCCGTTATAAAGGTGTTCATGAATTTATTGAATCAGCTGCGATTTGTAAGGAAAAGCAATTAAGCATTGATTTTCTTTTAATAGGGGATGCGCCTAAAAGTAAAAAGGGGCTTTCCCAAAAGGTGAAAAGATGGTTAGGACTTGAGCATAATATACGAGAAGAATTGGTGAATATGATCGAAGAAAAGGGATTAAAGGATTATGTTCGCTTTGTACCATTTACTACTAATGTTAAAGAAATTTATGATGCAATAGATGTACTCTGTTTCCCTTCCCATTTAAACGCCGCGGGGCGACCTGTTTTTGAGGCAGCTTATTCAAGAGTACCTAGTATTGTTGCAATAGATAATCCAGATAACGATACAATAATGGATGGAATAACAGGACTGTGTATTAAACCTAAGGATAGCATGGCTTTAGCCAACGCTATAGCTTTTTTCTATAATAACCCAGAGCAGGTAAAAAAAATGGGAGAACAAGCTTATTTGTTAGCAGTAAATAATTTTGATTCAAACAAAAATGCACTGGAAGTATTGGATATATATAAATCTCTAATCAAAAATTAA
- a CDS encoding glycosyltransferase family 4 protein, with the protein MKVLFAHNSIFQFANGLVYSSNIPQQVWHRYLVHFDKLVVVGRAIEVADDTIEISTADNVDFIKFPDVTLWEGVFKQYYFVNLAKKYISESQVSAVIVRLPSQVGIYFLKAAVQLNLPVAVEVVGDIWNELWYRKLLRTRLLAPYRFWQMREAVKKASHVIYVTEEYLQRIYPCKGERSFASNVDIQVLKDKLISKSGVFQITTVGSLDFYYKGYDVVLKALSLLKKQGISDFMLNCAGDGTGEAIRELAKQYDLTDSINILGILTKKKLYTLLDNTDLYIQPSRTEGLPRALIEAMSRGCPALASTAGGIPELLDVAYLHKPGDYKKLANDIKNLLLNEDLFIEMSRINLCRAADYLPSVLEKRRHNFWASFNASIKTKDH; encoded by the coding sequence ATGAAAGTACTTTTTGCTCATAATAGTATATTCCAATTTGCCAATGGGCTTGTATATTCAAGCAATATACCACAACAGGTATGGCATCGGTATTTAGTGCATTTTGATAAACTTGTTGTGGTGGGAAGAGCTATCGAGGTGGCTGATGATACTATAGAGATAAGTACCGCAGATAATGTTGATTTCATTAAATTCCCGGATGTCACTCTTTGGGAAGGCGTGTTCAAACAATACTATTTTGTAAACCTGGCTAAAAAATACATAAGTGAATCCCAAGTAAGTGCTGTCATTGTACGTCTACCTAGTCAGGTAGGCATCTATTTTTTGAAAGCAGCTGTGCAATTGAATTTACCTGTTGCTGTAGAGGTAGTAGGTGATATTTGGAATGAGCTATGGTACCGAAAGTTATTAAGAACTAGATTGCTGGCACCTTATCGCTTCTGGCAAATGCGTGAAGCAGTAAAAAAGGCCTCGCATGTTATTTATGTAACCGAAGAATATCTGCAAAGAATTTATCCATGTAAAGGGGAGAGGAGTTTTGCCTCAAATGTAGATATCCAAGTTCTTAAAGATAAATTAATAAGTAAAAGTGGTGTATTTCAGATTACAACTGTGGGATCACTTGATTTTTATTATAAAGGTTATGATGTTGTATTAAAGGCACTTTCACTCCTTAAGAAGCAGGGGATTAGCGATTTTATGCTTAATTGTGCAGGGGATGGGACCGGAGAAGCTATCCGAGAATTAGCAAAGCAGTATGATTTAACAGACAGCATAAATATTTTAGGAATACTTACAAAGAAAAAACTGTATACATTACTCGACAATACAGACCTTTATATTCAGCCGTCCAGAACTGAAGGATTGCCACGGGCTTTAATTGAAGCAATGAGTAGGGGGTGTCCTGCTTTGGCCTCAACTGCAGGTGGTATACCAGAATTACTTGATGTAGCATATTTGCATAAGCCTGGAGACTATAAAAAATTGGCAAATGATATAAAGAATTTGTTATTAAATGAAGACTTGTTTATTGAAATGAGTCGTATTAACCTTTGTAGGGCAGCTGATTATTTACCTTCAGTTTTGGAAAAAAGGCGTCACAACTTTTGGGCGTCGTTTAATGCTTCTATAAAAACCAAAGACCACTAA
- the wecB gene encoding non-hydrolyzing UDP-N-acetylglucosamine 2-epimerase: MLIDIIAGARPNFMKIAPIIRAIEEENKKETNINFRLIHTGQHFDKNMSGDFFDQLGIPEPHINLESGGGSQAEQTANIMVRFEKDLIEHPADLVLVVGDVTSTMACTIVAKKLNTKVAHVEAGIRSGDMTMPEEINRIVTDSITDYFFTTSDVAGNNLIKNGVEEERIFFVGNTMIDTLLKCQGSFKQPAIWDLLALQKGKYLMMTLHRPANVDSEENLRSLLEEIVENSHGYPLIFPVHPRTAKKLSSLGLKFENVHYVDPLGYLEFNYLVKHCLAVITDSGGITEETTVLGIPCMTLRDSTERPETCTIGSNELLGTNPKALAPAMQRLFNGQWKKSGIPPLWDGRAAERIIKEICTLYKV; this comes from the coding sequence ATGTTAATAGATATTATAGCTGGAGCAAGACCCAATTTTATGAAAATTGCTCCTATTATTAGAGCAATAGAAGAAGAAAATAAAAAGGAGACAAATATCAATTTTCGATTAATTCATACGGGACAGCATTTTGATAAAAATATGAGTGGGGATTTTTTCGATCAGCTTGGTATTCCTGAGCCGCATATTAATTTAGAATCCGGAGGAGGGTCACAAGCAGAACAAACTGCCAATATCATGGTCCGTTTTGAAAAAGACTTAATAGAACATCCAGCAGATCTTGTACTGGTAGTAGGAGATGTTACATCAACTATGGCATGTACTATTGTTGCAAAGAAGTTAAATACGAAAGTGGCACATGTAGAAGCGGGAATAAGATCCGGAGACATGACAATGCCTGAAGAAATTAATAGAATTGTAACAGACTCAATCACCGATTATTTTTTTACAACATCGGATGTTGCAGGTAATAATCTTATAAAAAATGGGGTTGAGGAGGAAAGAATATTTTTTGTTGGTAATACAATGATTGATACCTTATTAAAATGTCAGGGTAGTTTTAAACAACCTGCTATTTGGGATTTACTCGCTTTGCAAAAAGGGAAATATCTTATGATGACTTTGCATCGGCCAGCTAATGTAGATAGTGAAGAAAACCTAAGGAGTTTACTAGAAGAAATTGTTGAGAACTCGCATGGCTATCCACTTATTTTTCCAGTTCACCCACGTACAGCTAAAAAATTGAGCTCATTAGGTCTTAAGTTTGAAAATGTGCATTACGTCGATCCGTTGGGGTATCTGGAGTTTAATTATCTGGTTAAACACTGTCTGGCAGTGATCACCGATTCTGGTGGTATTACTGAAGAAACCACTGTTTTAGGAATTCCATGTATGACACTTAGAGATTCAACGGAAAGGCCTGAGACATGCACAATAGGCTCCAATGAACTATTGGGTACTAACCCCAAGGCGTTAGCCCCTGCTATGCAAAGGCTTTTCAATGGACAATGGAAGAAAAGTGGAATCCCCCCCTTATGGGATGGTAGGGCTGCAGAAAGGATTATTAAGGAGATTTGTACACTTTATAAGGTATAA
- a CDS encoding NAD-dependent epimerase/dehydratase family protein — translation MKDDVLLTGASGFLGNQIIKTLSNKYNFFTIGRQTEELVGRHLRFNISEGVTNKLPKVRYVIHCAGKAHSVPRSVKESKVFFEVNLQGTINFCQSLIESNTTPDALIFISTVAVYGKDAGVMITEDDALDAISPYAKSKAMAETYLQNWANENGVRLGILRLPLIAGPNPPGNLGAMIRGIRSGRYLSIGKADARKSIVWASDVAEIIPNVAKIGGIYNLTDGEHPSFKELEHAIATILGKNDPLSVPLPIAKVLGYAGDLIGSKFPVNSDKLKKIISTLTFNDAKARAMLNWNPCGVIDKIHLIV, via the coding sequence GTGAAGGATGATGTTTTGTTAACGGGTGCATCTGGATTTCTTGGGAATCAGATTATTAAGACACTCAGTAATAAGTATAATTTTTTTACTATTGGACGGCAAACTGAAGAACTTGTAGGTCGACATCTTAGATTTAATATTTCAGAAGGAGTTACAAATAAATTGCCTAAAGTAAGATATGTGATTCATTGTGCCGGGAAAGCCCATAGCGTTCCACGATCAGTGAAAGAAAGTAAAGTTTTTTTTGAAGTTAATTTGCAAGGGACAATTAATTTTTGTCAATCATTAATAGAATCAAATACTACTCCTGATGCGTTAATCTTTATCAGTACTGTAGCTGTTTATGGTAAAGATGCTGGAGTAATGATTACAGAAGATGATGCCCTTGATGCTATCTCTCCTTATGCTAAGAGTAAAGCTATGGCTGAGACTTATTTACAGAATTGGGCGAATGAAAATGGTGTAAGACTTGGAATACTCCGTTTACCATTAATAGCTGGCCCTAATCCTCCGGGAAACCTGGGGGCAATGATAAGGGGGATTCGAAGTGGCAGGTATTTGAGCATTGGTAAGGCAGACGCTCGGAAAAGTATAGTCTGGGCATCTGATGTTGCCGAAATTATTCCTAATGTAGCTAAAATCGGTGGAATTTATAATTTGACGGACGGTGAACATCCTTCTTTTAAAGAATTAGAACATGCCATTGCTACAATACTTGGAAAGAATGATCCATTAAGTGTGCCACTACCTATTGCAAAAGTGCTTGGATATGCAGGTGATTTGATAGGAAGTAAATTTCCTGTTAATAGTGATAAGCTTAAGAAAATAATATCCACCTTAACTTTTAATGACGCAAAAGCGCGAGCTATGCTGAATTGGAACCCTTGTGGGGTAATAGATAAAATACATTTAATAGTATGA
- a CDS encoding polysaccharide biosynthesis C-terminal domain-containing protein, whose translation MRKIGITGQNGFVGNCLFNKLSLLKEEFVLVPFDKSFFESEELLRTWAIQCDVIVHLAAMNRHPDPNIIHDTNVKLVELLLKALNDTDKRPHIIFSSSTQEERDNLYGKSKREGRELFANWAKNQKSTFTGLLIPNVFGPFGKPFYNSVVATFCHQLCNNQAPKIEQDGFLKLIYVDELAEIIISIIRNNTDNPSLAIPPTQEIYVSSILEKLISYKERYFEQGIFPQLEDRFSINLFNTFRSYIDHSSYFPYMLKQHADNRGVFVEMVKLEQGGQVSFSTTYPEVTRGNHFHTRKIERFLVIKGKALIQLRRYNTEEVLNFELSGDKPSYVDMPVWYTHNIKNIGVEELYTVFWINEFFDTKDPDTYFEIV comes from the coding sequence ATGAGAAAAATTGGAATTACTGGCCAAAATGGTTTTGTAGGGAACTGCTTATTTAACAAATTAAGTTTGTTAAAAGAAGAATTTGTTCTTGTTCCCTTCGATAAGTCTTTTTTCGAATCGGAAGAATTATTACGCACATGGGCAATACAATGCGATGTTATTGTTCATCTTGCTGCGATGAACCGTCACCCTGATCCCAATATTATTCATGATACAAACGTCAAACTCGTTGAGTTGTTGTTAAAGGCATTAAATGATACGGATAAGCGGCCGCACATTATCTTTTCCTCCTCCACTCAAGAAGAGCGCGACAATTTATATGGTAAATCTAAAAGAGAAGGTAGGGAGTTATTTGCAAATTGGGCGAAGAATCAAAAATCTACTTTCACTGGATTACTAATACCTAATGTTTTTGGACCTTTTGGCAAACCATTTTATAACTCTGTGGTAGCCACTTTTTGCCACCAGTTATGTAATAACCAAGCGCCTAAAATTGAACAGGATGGGTTTCTTAAATTGATTTACGTAGATGAGTTGGCTGAAATAATTATTTCCATTATACGAAATAATACAGATAATCCAAGTTTGGCAATTCCGCCTACACAAGAAATCTATGTATCTAGTATTTTGGAGAAACTGATTAGTTATAAGGAACGGTATTTTGAACAAGGGATTTTTCCCCAATTGGAAGATAGGTTCAGTATAAATTTGTTTAACACATTTCGCAGCTATATTGACCATAGCTCCTATTTTCCATATATGCTAAAACAGCATGCCGACAATAGAGGAGTATTTGTTGAGATGGTGAAATTAGAACAAGGTGGACAAGTGTCCTTTTCTACTACTTATCCTGAGGTTACGCGAGGGAATCATTTTCATACCCGTAAAATTGAACGCTTTTTAGTAATAAAAGGTAAGGCGCTTATTCAGCTAAGAAGGTATAATACAGAGGAAGTTTTAAATTTTGAATTAAGCGGAGATAAGCCATCTTATGTTGATATGCCGGTCTGGTATACACATAATATTAAGAATATTGGAGTGGAGGAGTTGTATACAGTTTTTTGGATCAATGAGTTTTTTGATACAAAGGACCCAGATACATATTTTGAAATTGTATAA
- a CDS encoding polysaccharide biosynthesis protein, whose product MFKDKTLLITGGTGSFGNAVLKRFLNTDIKAIRIFSRDEKKQDDMRNLLRNDKVKFYMGDVRDFRSIDSAMEGVDYVFHAAALKQVPSCEFYPMEAVRTNVHGTENVLDAAIKNNVSKIICLGTDKAVYPINAMGISKAMMEKVAISKARLRSAPLITCTRYGNVMASRGSVIPLFISQIKTGKPLTITDPEMTRFMMSLDNAVELVLFAYENANPGDIFVQKSPAATIRQVAEVLLDIFNAKNNINIIGTRHGEKLYETLLTREEFGKAEDLGDYYRIAADDRDLNYAKYFSEGDSKIAEAQDYHSHNTYRLSNEELKTLLLKLEYVQEQLKD is encoded by the coding sequence ATGTTCAAGGATAAAACTTTACTTATTACAGGGGGCACGGGTTCTTTCGGTAATGCTGTTTTGAAACGTTTTCTTAATACTGACATAAAAGCCATACGAATCTTTAGTCGTGACGAGAAAAAGCAGGATGATATGAGAAATTTACTGCGTAACGACAAAGTAAAATTCTATATGGGAGATGTTAGGGACTTTAGAAGCATTGATAGTGCAATGGAAGGGGTTGATTATGTTTTCCATGCTGCGGCTCTTAAACAAGTACCTTCTTGTGAGTTTTACCCCATGGAAGCAGTAAGAACTAATGTCCATGGTACTGAAAATGTGTTGGATGCTGCAATTAAGAATAACGTAAGTAAAATTATTTGTTTAGGCACAGATAAGGCTGTTTACCCGATAAATGCAATGGGAATATCTAAGGCGATGATGGAGAAGGTGGCTATTTCAAAAGCTCGCTTAAGATCTGCTCCGCTTATTACATGCACTCGGTATGGTAATGTAATGGCTAGCCGGGGGTCTGTTATTCCACTATTTATTTCTCAAATAAAGACAGGTAAACCCCTTACAATCACAGATCCGGAAATGACTCGTTTTATGATGTCCTTGGATAATGCTGTAGAGCTTGTTCTGTTTGCTTATGAAAATGCAAATCCTGGGGACATTTTTGTTCAAAAATCCCCAGCGGCTACAATTAGGCAAGTGGCAGAGGTATTATTGGATATCTTTAATGCAAAGAATAACATAAACATAATTGGAACACGGCATGGTGAAAAACTGTATGAGACACTACTCACCAGGGAGGAATTTGGAAAGGCTGAAGATTTAGGAGATTATTATCGTATAGCTGCTGATGATCGTGATTTAAATTATGCAAAGTATTTTTCTGAAGGGGATAGTAAAATCGCAGAAGCACAGGATTATCACTCGCATAATACATATAGATTAAGTAATGAAGAACTAAAGACATTATTACTTAAACTGGAATATGTGCAGGAACAACTGAAAGATTAA
- a CDS encoding glycosyltransferase family 4 protein, translated as MNKQKKFWVVTELFFPEETSTAYIMTKVSRYIAESKPVHVICGPISYKKEVLSSTGSLETQKIKVTRVKTIGLDKDKLLQRILRLILLSIQLSFKLLVKARKGDDVMIVTNPAPLVVLVVLVCKIKGLKCFTIVHDVFPENLVVAKLIKPDSSVYKLLKYIFNNAYRRMSVLFVLGRDMKAIFEEKLSKYKVKPAIHVVESWADIDDIKPAEKIENSILKELGIIEKVIFQFAGNLGRVQGLMELCTIIKDIENPEIHFMMVGNGALKKDIEQFIKTHDLKNLTLLDSFSRTQQQNFLNATDVGIVSLQEGMKGLGVPSKSYNIMAAGKPILFIGDKQSEIARMVSENNIGWCFENDRPKELLNFFNRLTSEDIRKMKAKGEMARALAETRYSQQNILDKYGKIVSSEG; from the coding sequence ATGAATAAACAAAAAAAGTTCTGGGTAGTAACAGAACTCTTCTTTCCGGAGGAGACTTCTACTGCATACATTATGACTAAGGTTAGCAGGTATATTGCTGAAAGTAAACCTGTTCATGTTATATGTGGGCCTATTTCATACAAAAAAGAGGTGCTTTCTTCTACAGGTTCTTTAGAAACACAAAAGATAAAGGTTACACGTGTTAAGACAATCGGACTCGATAAAGATAAGTTACTGCAAAGAATACTCCGGTTGATATTGCTGAGTATCCAACTGTCTTTTAAATTACTTGTTAAAGCTCGTAAAGGAGATGATGTGATGATTGTAACAAATCCTGCACCATTGGTCGTACTTGTTGTGCTTGTGTGTAAGATAAAGGGATTAAAATGCTTCACAATAGTGCATGATGTTTTTCCTGAGAATTTAGTAGTTGCGAAGCTTATTAAACCAGATAGCAGTGTTTATAAATTGCTCAAGTATATTTTTAATAATGCATATAGAAGGATGTCAGTCCTTTTTGTACTGGGTAGAGATATGAAAGCAATTTTTGAAGAAAAGCTTTCTAAGTATAAAGTTAAGCCTGCTATTCATGTGGTTGAAAGTTGGGCGGATATTGATGACATCAAGCCTGCCGAAAAAATAGAAAACAGCATTTTAAAGGAGTTAGGAATAATAGAAAAAGTAATATTCCAATTTGCCGGAAATTTAGGACGTGTACAAGGTCTTATGGAATTGTGTACAATTATTAAGGATATAGAGAATCCTGAAATCCATTTTATGATGGTGGGTAATGGGGCCCTGAAAAAGGACATTGAACAATTCATAAAGACGCATGATTTAAAGAACTTGACTTTGCTGGATTCTTTTTCAAGAACTCAACAGCAAAATTTTTTGAATGCTACAGACGTTGGTATCGTTTCGCTGCAAGAGGGGATGAAGGGGTTGGGAGTACCCTCTAAATCATACAACATCATGGCAGCAGGGAAACCGATTTTATTTATTGGAGATAAGCAAAGTGAAATAGCACGCATGGTAAGTGAGAATAATATAGGTTGGTGTTTTGAAAATGACAGACCAAAAGAATTACTTAATTTCTTTAATAGGCTTACCTCTGAAGATATAAGAAAAATGAAAGCTAAAGGAGAAATGGCAAGAGCATTAGCTGAAACAAGATATTCACAACAAAACATATTGGATAAATATGGTAAAATTGTATCAAGTGAAGGATGA